The proteins below are encoded in one region of Microvirga ossetica:
- a CDS encoding efflux RND transporter periplasmic adaptor subunit: protein MDQTTQSHDFEPCERRPVDGKRSSRRLLNAALVLLALGAGIWLGLRAGQGRLSPPGGFALSSWLASAPGSNGSSPAASGPTVYYRDPDGKPFYSAGPMKTHDGRDYVAVRASEDVSFGDRQKDAAVSPTAADQSSGRKVLYYRNPMGLPDTSPVPKKDSMGMDYLPVYEGEAEYGSTVTVSPGRLQRTGVRSEPVERRVVTRSVRAPGTIKLDERHVAVISLRSESFIEKVENVTTGERVRAGQPLLRLYSPEISAASAQYLSVLNDGSGTGGGRAVILEGARRRLKNLDVPPEALAEIERGRKVPTTITWSAPRDGLVLERSATDGMRAMPGDVLFRIADLSTLWVLADVLEHDLGAVRPGQAVTIRVRSRPGQAFPGKIGLIYPQVNPETRTARVRIEIPNPDGLLLPDMYADVEIATGAADPVVAVPDSALIDTGTRQVVIVDKGEGRFEPRQVTVGVSGNGFVEIREGVAPGDQVVVSANFLIDAESNLKAALQSMAAPVEEKAQ, encoded by the coding sequence ATGGATCAGACGACGCAATCCCACGACTTCGAGCCCTGCGAGCGCCGGCCTGTGGACGGCAAGCGGTCATCCAGGCGCCTTCTGAACGCTGCTTTGGTGCTCCTGGCCCTTGGCGCGGGCATCTGGCTCGGCCTCCGGGCGGGCCAGGGCCGCCTCTCACCGCCTGGCGGCTTTGCGCTGTCGAGCTGGCTTGCCTCCGCTCCGGGAAGCAACGGCTCCTCTCCCGCGGCGTCCGGCCCCACGGTCTATTATCGCGACCCTGACGGCAAGCCCTTCTACTCCGCCGGGCCGATGAAGACGCATGATGGTCGGGATTACGTCGCCGTTCGGGCCAGTGAGGATGTGAGCTTCGGCGACAGGCAGAAGGATGCCGCGGTCAGCCCGACTGCGGCTGATCAAAGCAGCGGAAGGAAGGTCCTCTACTACCGCAATCCCATGGGGCTGCCGGATACCTCGCCGGTTCCCAAGAAGGACTCGATGGGGATGGATTACCTGCCCGTCTACGAGGGCGAGGCAGAGTATGGCTCGACCGTCACGGTTTCCCCCGGCAGGCTCCAGCGCACCGGCGTCCGGTCCGAGCCGGTCGAGCGCCGTGTCGTCACCCGATCGGTGCGGGCCCCTGGCACGATCAAGCTCGATGAGCGCCATGTGGCGGTCATCTCCTTGCGCTCGGAGAGCTTCATCGAAAAGGTCGAGAACGTCACGACGGGGGAGCGGGTGCGCGCCGGTCAGCCGCTCCTGCGGCTCTATTCGCCGGAGATCTCCGCCGCCAGCGCCCAGTACCTGAGCGTCCTCAATGACGGAAGCGGAACCGGCGGCGGCCGCGCCGTGATCCTTGAGGGAGCTCGCCGACGCCTGAAAAACCTCGACGTTCCGCCGGAGGCGCTGGCCGAGATCGAACGCGGGCGTAAGGTGCCGACCACGATCACTTGGTCGGCCCCACGGGACGGCCTCGTTCTGGAGCGCAGTGCGACGGACGGGATGCGGGCCATGCCGGGGGATGTCCTGTTCCGGATCGCCGACCTCTCGACGCTCTGGGTGCTCGCCGATGTGCTCGAACACGATCTCGGCGCCGTCCGGCCGGGCCAGGCCGTCACGATCCGCGTGCGCAGCCGGCCCGGCCAAGCTTTCCCTGGCAAAATCGGCCTGATCTACCCGCAGGTGAATCCGGAGACCCGGACAGCCCGGGTCCGGATCGAAATCCCGAACCCGGATGGCCTCCTGCTGCCGGACATGTACGCCGACGTTGAGATCGCGACTGGCGCCGCCGACCCTGTTGTGGCCGTACCTGACAGCGCGCTCATCGACACCGGCACACGTCAGGTCGTGATCGTCGACAAGGGCGAGGGCCGCTTCGAGCCGCGTCAGGTCACGGTGGGCGTCAGCGGCAACGGCTTCGTCGAGATCCGCGAGGGCGTGGCGCCGGGCGACCAGGTGGTCGTGTCGGCCAATTTCCTCATTGACGCCGAAAGCAACCTGAAGGCCGCGCTCCAGAGCATGGCGGCTCCTGTCGAGGAGAAGGCCCAATGA
- a CDS encoding heavy metal translocating P-type ATPase has protein sequence MADTKKATSGTVIDIPVQGMTCASCVGRVEKAIRAVDGVASASVNLATERANISFGSANANPQAVVEAIRKVGYEPTPAAADLKIAGMTCASCVARVEKALKRVPGVVEATVNLATERASVRFFGSAGTIAQLIAAVQQTGYEAEEVRADVDRTDEEKAAREAEIASLRRSLIIAALLTLPVFALEMGSHFIPGVHEWVMDTIGHRESRYLQFALTTVVLFGPGLRFFLKGVPALLRRAPDMNSLVALGTAAAYGYSIVATFASGILPQGTANVYYEAAAVIVTLILLGRYLEAKAKGRTSEAIKRLMGLSPKTARVLRDGNVIEVPVAEVRAGDFVQVRPGEKVPVDGEVTEGSSFVDESMITGEPIPVQKAQGASVVGGTINKTGSFTFRATKVGADTVLAQIIRMVEAAQGSKLPIQALVDKVTTWFVPAVMAAAALTFLVWLVFGPDPALSFALVNAVAVLIIACPCAMGLATPTSIMVGTGRAAELGVLFRQGEALQSLKAVEVVAFDKTGTLTKGHPELTDLITAPDFAEADVLALVAAVETRSEHPIGEAIVEAAKKRDITLTSVDNFDAVPGFGVAASVDGRRVEIGADRYMTRLGYAIEAFASAADRLAGEGKSPLYAAIDGRLAAIIAVADPIKPSTPEAVAALHRLGLKVAMITGDNRRTAEAIARQVGIDEVVAEVLPDGKVAAVDRLRQNGRQVAFVGDGINDAPALAKADVGLAIGTGTDIAIESADVVLMSGDLRGVANAIALSGATIRNIKQNLFWAFAYNVVLIPVAAGVLFPVNGTLLSPMVAAGAMALSSVFVLGNALRLRGFKPLLGVGATPGTASIAATRLAPGE, from the coding sequence ATGGCTGACACGAAAAAGGCTACCTCAGGCACAGTGATCGATATTCCCGTCCAAGGGATGACCTGTGCTTCATGCGTGGGCCGGGTTGAAAAGGCAATCCGTGCGGTCGACGGGGTCGCCTCGGCATCCGTAAACTTAGCGACAGAGCGCGCGAACATTTCGTTTGGCTCTGCCAATGCCAACCCGCAAGCTGTCGTTGAGGCGATCCGGAAAGTTGGCTACGAGCCGACACCGGCCGCCGCAGATCTCAAGATCGCTGGAATGACCTGCGCTTCCTGCGTTGCTCGGGTTGAGAAAGCCCTGAAGCGAGTGCCTGGTGTTGTCGAGGCGACCGTTAATCTGGCGACTGAACGGGCGTCCGTGCGGTTTTTCGGCTCTGCGGGTACGATTGCCCAGCTTATCGCGGCAGTCCAGCAAACCGGCTACGAGGCGGAGGAAGTCCGCGCCGATGTCGACCGGACCGATGAGGAGAAGGCTGCGCGCGAGGCTGAGATCGCGTCCCTCCGGCGCTCGCTCATCATAGCGGCCCTCCTGACGCTACCAGTTTTTGCCCTTGAGATGGGCTCGCATTTCATCCCCGGCGTCCATGAATGGGTGATGGACACCATCGGCCATCGGGAGAGCCGGTACCTTCAATTTGCTCTCACAACGGTAGTTCTGTTCGGGCCCGGTCTTCGCTTCTTCCTGAAGGGCGTTCCTGCTCTTCTGCGCCGTGCTCCCGATATGAATTCGCTGGTCGCACTCGGCACTGCCGCCGCCTACGGCTACTCGATCGTCGCGACCTTCGCCTCCGGCATCCTGCCCCAGGGCACGGCAAACGTGTACTACGAGGCAGCCGCTGTGATTGTGACCTTAATCCTGCTCGGACGGTACCTGGAAGCCAAGGCAAAGGGCCGGACCTCAGAGGCGATCAAGCGCCTGATGGGACTGAGCCCAAAGACCGCGCGGGTACTGCGTGACGGCAATGTCATCGAGGTTCCCGTTGCGGAAGTGCGGGCTGGCGATTTCGTCCAGGTTCGGCCTGGCGAGAAGGTTCCCGTGGACGGCGAGGTTACGGAGGGGTCTTCGTTTGTCGATGAGTCCATGATCACCGGTGAGCCGATCCCTGTGCAGAAAGCGCAGGGGGCTTCCGTCGTCGGCGGCACGATCAACAAGACGGGCAGCTTTACGTTCCGAGCGACCAAGGTGGGAGCCGACACCGTCCTCGCCCAGATCATTCGCATGGTTGAGGCCGCCCAAGGATCTAAGCTTCCGATTCAGGCCCTGGTCGATAAGGTGACGACGTGGTTCGTGCCTGCGGTCATGGCTGCGGCAGCGCTGACATTCCTGGTCTGGCTCGTCTTCGGCCCGGACCCTGCGCTCAGCTTCGCCCTGGTGAATGCGGTTGCCGTTCTCATTATTGCGTGCCCGTGTGCCATGGGACTGGCAACGCCAACGTCAATCATGGTTGGCACGGGTCGAGCCGCGGAACTCGGTGTTCTGTTCCGGCAGGGTGAGGCCTTGCAGAGCCTGAAGGCCGTTGAAGTCGTGGCGTTCGACAAGACAGGCACTCTCACCAAGGGGCATCCCGAACTGACCGATCTGATCACGGCTCCGGATTTTGCTGAAGCGGATGTGCTCGCCCTTGTCGCCGCCGTGGAAACCCGCTCCGAGCACCCAATTGGCGAAGCCATCGTCGAGGCTGCCAAAAAGCGTGACATCACGCTCACTTCAGTCGACAACTTCGACGCCGTTCCGGGTTTTGGCGTGGCGGCAAGCGTCGACGGGCGCAGGGTCGAGATCGGCGCGGACCGTTACATGACGCGGCTCGGATACGCCATCGAGGCGTTTGCGTCCGCTGCCGACCGGCTTGCCGGAGAGGGCAAGAGCCCACTCTACGCGGCGATTGATGGCCGGTTGGCGGCCATCATCGCGGTGGCTGATCCGATCAAACCCTCGACGCCGGAAGCTGTGGCGGCACTCCACCGGCTCGGCCTCAAGGTCGCGATGATCACGGGCGACAATCGCCGAACCGCCGAGGCCATCGCCCGCCAGGTCGGCATCGACGAAGTCGTGGCCGAGGTACTCCCCGACGGCAAGGTCGCGGCAGTCGATCGGCTGCGGCAGAATGGTCGTCAGGTGGCCTTCGTCGGAGACGGCATCAATGATGCCCCAGCGCTCGCCAAGGCCGACGTTGGGCTCGCGATCGGCACCGGCACGGATATCGCCATCGAGAGCGCCGACGTGGTGCTGATGTCGGGCGATCTGCGCGGCGTCGCAAACGCCATTGCCTTGTCCGGGGCGACCATCCGGAACATCAAGCAGAACCTGTTCTGGGCCTTTGCCTATAACGTCGTGCTGATCCCGGTGGCCGCTGGCGTCCTGTTTCCAGTCAATGGCACCCTGCTGTCTCCGATGGTTGCCGCGGGCGCCATGGCTCTCTCCAGCGTATTTGTCCTTGGCAATGCGCTCCGCCTGCGAGGCTTCAAACCGCTGCTCGGTGTCGGGGCCACTCCCGGCACGGCATCGATCGCGGCTACACGGCTCGCTCCAGGCGAATGA
- the cueR gene encoding Cu(I)-responsive transcriptional regulator, which yields MNIGQASEASGVSAKMIRYYESIGLIPKPVRTEAGYRVYSDNDVHTLGFIRRARDLGFSVEQITELVALWRDRDRASTDVNRIALEHVDVLERKVRELQEMAVTLKHLAKHCHGDRRPECPIIEGLQGNSATAAAELHLTPQFGAASLQPVRRASAGKRVRH from the coding sequence ATGAATATTGGACAAGCCTCTGAAGCCTCGGGTGTCTCCGCCAAGATGATCCGTTACTATGAGTCGATTGGCTTGATCCCGAAGCCGGTCCGCACTGAAGCGGGATACCGGGTCTACTCCGACAATGACGTTCACACCTTGGGCTTCATTCGACGTGCCCGCGATCTCGGCTTCTCGGTTGAGCAGATCACAGAACTTGTTGCACTGTGGCGCGACCGCGATCGTGCCAGCACGGACGTAAACCGAATTGCCCTTGAGCATGTGGATGTCCTGGAGCGCAAGGTGCGGGAGCTTCAGGAAATGGCGGTGACCCTTAAGCATCTTGCGAAACACTGCCACGGCGACAGGCGTCCTGAGTGTCCAATCATCGAAGGCCTTCAGGGGAACAGTGCTACGGCAGCCGCCGAACTGCACCTGACTCCTCAATTCGGGGCGGCAAGCCTTCAACCCGTTCGCCGGGCGTCAGCGGGCAAGCGAGTCCGGCATTAG
- a CDS encoding FixH family protein produces MFLLTKGRALLAAFLGLATVGAAFLGLMTMDRAALPAWIPPSVVQALPNRPILPGWIPNSWDQVKAQLGFADTGTLPPVSAAELKDYAFELVRGEVRLGDATVDARLVDKRSGRPVPDAVIFAQWIDMAPDGMPTMTAAIKLMPSPEPGTYRFKTNLTMEGGWQLSLAAKVQGQTGTVQTRLVLKAVQ; encoded by the coding sequence ATGTTTCTCCTCACCAAAGGACGTGCCCTTCTGGCTGCGTTCCTAGGGCTGGCCACGGTCGGAGCGGCCTTCCTCGGCCTCATGACGATGGATCGGGCGGCCCTGCCGGCCTGGATCCCGCCGTCCGTGGTTCAGGCCCTGCCAAACCGTCCAATTCTCCCGGGCTGGATTCCGAATTCCTGGGATCAGGTGAAGGCGCAACTCGGGTTCGCCGATACTGGCACGTTGCCCCCCGTCTCGGCCGCGGAACTCAAGGACTATGCCTTTGAGCTTGTTCGAGGCGAGGTGAGGCTGGGTGACGCGACGGTGGATGCGCGCCTCGTTGACAAGCGTTCCGGGAGGCCCGTCCCGGATGCGGTGATTTTCGCGCAGTGGATCGACATGGCTCCCGACGGCATGCCGACGATGACAGCCGCCATCAAGCTGATGCCGTCTCCTGAGCCCGGGACCTACCGGTTCAAGACCAACCTGACGATGGAGGGCGGCTGGCAACTCTCACTGGCCGCAAAGGTGCAGGGCCAGACCGGTACCGTCCAAACCCGGCTCGTGCTCAAGGCGGTGCAGTGA
- a CDS encoding ornithine cyclodeaminase family protein, with product MKTLLLKKDEVRRLIGMTEAIGAVEDAYKAFSSDQVEQPDYIGIHLPSLRGEIDFKLGYYKFNEIISMKAHSGGFTNNPAEHGVPNSMGTILLFDARSCALICIMDGSLITSLRTGASGAVSVKALARKNARTIASIGTGNQARMQIRAINEVMKIEEIHAWSRTPDSLSKYKTDIEREFGIPVILASSKKDAVGVADILITTTRGKGNLVEADWVKPGTHIVAIGTDQRGKQELDPELFRNAKIIVDSIAQCTEKGETWHPLNRNIITKDDIHAEIGEILLGRKPGRESDEEITIFDSTGMAIQDNTTASKIYQNAIDNNVGTFFQFFE from the coding sequence ATGAAAACGCTGCTGCTTAAGAAGGATGAGGTAAGACGGCTAATCGGTATGACGGAAGCCATCGGCGCGGTGGAAGACGCTTACAAAGCCTTCAGCAGTGATCAGGTGGAACAACCTGACTATATCGGGATACATCTCCCCTCTCTCCGTGGAGAAATTGACTTCAAGCTTGGCTATTACAAATTCAATGAAATCATCTCCATGAAAGCGCACTCTGGAGGGTTCACCAACAACCCGGCAGAACACGGCGTGCCGAATAGCATGGGCACCATTCTCCTGTTTGATGCCAGGAGCTGTGCGTTGATTTGCATCATGGATGGAAGCTTGATCACTAGCCTCAGAACCGGGGCGTCTGGAGCCGTTTCCGTCAAAGCACTGGCGAGAAAGAACGCCAGGACAATCGCATCGATCGGCACAGGCAATCAGGCGAGGATGCAAATCCGGGCGATCAACGAGGTCATGAAGATCGAAGAGATCCACGCTTGGAGTCGCACCCCGGATTCGCTTTCCAAATACAAGACGGACATCGAACGCGAATTCGGCATTCCTGTCATCCTCGCAAGCTCCAAGAAGGACGCGGTTGGGGTAGCCGATATCTTGATTACGACGACCCGGGGAAAAGGGAACCTTGTGGAAGCGGATTGGGTGAAGCCCGGCACACACATCGTTGCAATCGGCACAGATCAACGTGGCAAACAGGAGCTGGATCCGGAGCTCTTCAGGAACGCGAAAATCATCGTCGACTCGATCGCGCAATGCACCGAAAAGGGCGAGACCTGGCACCCGCTGAATAGAAATATCATCACCAAAGACGACATCCATGCAGAGATCGGCGAGATCTTGTTGGGAAGGAAGCCGGGACGAGAAAGTGATGAAGAAATCACGATCTTCGATTCCACTGGGATGGCCATACAGGACAATACGACAGCCAGCAAAATCTATCAGAATGCAATAGATAATAACGTTGGCACTTTCTTTCAGTTCTTTGAGTGA
- a CDS encoding threonine/serine dehydratase, translated as MRNYPTIQDIREAQERLKPHIRHTPLLRAEKIENAVGCQLYLKPETLQITGAFKIRGALNKALSLSREEIAKGMIATSSGNHAQGLAYAARMLGVKAILVLPVTTPKIKIENTKALGAEVILFDGDTAARWKRVYEIAEENKYAAVHAFEDPVVMAGQGTIGCEILQDLDDVDTVIVPVGGGGLISGIATAIKETKPSVRVVGAEPALTPKYFHSRINKERTSLPLKNTIADGLRISVPGQNPYPIIEKYVDEIVLVEDEHIIAGMCTLAKDVKLIAEPAASIGVGALLAGAIEVKPDEKVCAVLTGGNWDLCDLAEIYKVAG; from the coding sequence ATGCGCAACTACCCCACCATTCAGGACATCCGTGAAGCTCAGGAACGGCTGAAACCCCACATCAGGCACACACCGCTATTGCGTGCGGAAAAAATAGAGAATGCTGTTGGTTGTCAGCTTTATCTCAAACCCGAAACCCTGCAGATTACCGGCGCATTCAAAATTCGCGGCGCCCTGAACAAGGCCCTTTCGCTCTCGAGAGAAGAGATCGCAAAAGGCATGATTGCCACATCGTCGGGCAATCATGCCCAAGGGCTTGCTTATGCCGCCAGGATGCTGGGCGTGAAAGCGATATTGGTCCTTCCGGTCACAACGCCAAAAATCAAAATCGAAAACACAAAAGCCCTCGGGGCAGAGGTCATTCTTTTCGATGGCGACACCGCTGCCAGATGGAAGAGGGTGTATGAAATCGCTGAGGAAAACAAATACGCGGCTGTTCACGCTTTTGAAGACCCCGTGGTGATGGCCGGTCAGGGAACAATAGGGTGTGAAATTCTGCAGGACTTGGACGATGTAGACACGGTCATTGTTCCCGTAGGCGGCGGGGGCCTTATCTCGGGAATTGCTACCGCTATCAAAGAAACGAAACCATCGGTGCGCGTTGTCGGGGCAGAGCCTGCCTTGACACCGAAGTATTTTCACAGCCGGATAAACAAGGAGCGCACATCGCTTCCCTTAAAGAACACGATTGCGGATGGCCTGAGGATAAGCGTTCCGGGTCAAAACCCGTATCCAATTATCGAAAAGTATGTGGACGAGATTGTTCTCGTGGAAGACGAGCACATCATCGCCGGCATGTGTACTCTTGCCAAGGATGTTAAATTGATCGCTGAGCCAGCCGCCTCGATTGGTGTCGGGGCTTTGTTGGCGGGCGCCATAGAAGTCAAGCCTGATGAAAAAGTTTGCGCGGTGTTGACTGGAGGGAACTGGGACTTATGCGACCTTGCCGAGATATACAAGGTAGCGGGGTAA